One Bdellovibrio bacteriovorus str. Tiberius DNA segment encodes these proteins:
- a CDS encoding photosynthetic reaction center cytochrome c subunit family protein → MQRIRKWFALPFLLVLLIPQAHSESVSKFVTKEEKIREEMIVISRELGVTCNACHNVQNFKADDKKAFKVGKEHMKLTQMLRENGMDGKKSAKATCYMCHRGKLMPDFKEPANAKAF, encoded by the coding sequence ATGCAGCGCATCCGAAAATGGTTCGCCCTTCCATTCTTGCTGGTCCTTCTGATTCCCCAGGCTCACTCCGAGTCTGTGTCCAAATTTGTAACAAAAGAAGAAAAGATCCGCGAAGAAATGATCGTGATATCTCGCGAACTGGGTGTGACCTGCAATGCCTGCCACAATGTTCAGAACTTCAAAGCTGATGACAAAAAAGCCTTCAAAGTAGGCAAAGAGCATATGAAATTGACTCAGATGCTTCGTGAAAATGGCATGGACGGTAAGAAGAGCGCCAAAGCCACTTGCTATATGTGCCATCGCGGCAAACTGATGCCCGACTTCAAAGAGCCCGCTAACGCGAAAGCTTTCTAG
- a CDS encoding glycine--tRNA ligase has product MKIKHLEDLNTLVSLSKRRGFVFQSSEIYGGLASCWDYGPLGSLMKLNVKRAWWNAMTRRNDIVGLDAAILMHPMVWKASGHVDGFSDPLVDCKECKTRFRADNTDSYINEKKCPNCGSKNLSEERSFNLMFKTHMGPLEDSGSVVYLRPETAQGHFVNFQNCQQASRYKIPFGIAAIGKSFRNEITPGNFIFRTREFEQMEMQYFVEPGTDEKFFTEWKERRWNFYIKYGIKPENLKFKDHDKLAHYAKAAVDVEFKFPMGFSELEGIHNRSDFDLSQHMKFSGKNLEYFDEPNKKKYIPYVIETAVGCDRLFLAFLCDAYREEVTTDEAGKEDVRVVMGLHPDIAPFKVAVLPLSKKEELSSISEKLRDQLAEDFDVNYDESQSIGKRYRRQDEIGTPFCVTVDFDTINDQAVTVRHRDKMTQERVAITQLNTYIAAKLKTF; this is encoded by the coding sequence ATGAAAATTAAGCATCTTGAGGACCTAAACACTCTTGTGAGCCTCAGCAAACGTCGTGGTTTTGTATTCCAATCCAGTGAGATCTATGGCGGTCTTGCAAGTTGCTGGGATTACGGTCCTTTGGGCTCTTTGATGAAGCTGAATGTGAAGCGCGCGTGGTGGAATGCCATGACTCGCAGAAACGACATCGTGGGTCTGGATGCTGCTATTTTGATGCATCCGATGGTGTGGAAAGCATCCGGTCACGTCGATGGATTCTCTGATCCCTTGGTGGACTGTAAAGAGTGTAAAACACGCTTCCGTGCGGATAACACGGATTCTTATATCAACGAAAAGAAATGCCCGAATTGCGGCAGCAAAAATCTTTCTGAAGAAAGATCCTTCAACCTGATGTTTAAAACTCACATGGGTCCATTGGAAGATTCCGGCAGCGTGGTTTATCTGCGTCCGGAAACTGCACAAGGTCACTTCGTGAACTTCCAGAACTGTCAGCAGGCATCCCGTTACAAAATTCCATTCGGTATTGCGGCGATTGGCAAATCCTTCCGCAACGAAATCACGCCAGGAAACTTCATCTTCCGCACGCGTGAATTCGAACAGATGGAAATGCAATACTTTGTTGAGCCGGGCACTGACGAAAAATTCTTCACAGAATGGAAAGAGCGCCGCTGGAATTTCTATATCAAGTACGGCATCAAGCCTGAAAACCTGAAATTCAAAGATCACGACAAGCTGGCGCACTATGCGAAAGCTGCTGTGGATGTGGAATTCAAGTTCCCAATGGGCTTCTCAGAGCTTGAAGGTATTCACAACCGTTCAGACTTCGATTTGTCCCAGCACATGAAGTTCTCTGGTAAAAACCTTGAGTACTTCGATGAACCGAACAAAAAGAAATACATCCCATACGTGATCGAAACAGCCGTGGGCTGTGACCGTCTGTTCCTGGCATTCCTGTGTGATGCTTACCGCGAGGAAGTAACGACAGACGAAGCGGGTAAAGAAGACGTGCGCGTGGTGATGGGTCTGCACCCTGACATCGCTCCGTTCAAAGTTGCGGTTCTGCCTCTGTCCAAGAAAGAGGAGCTGAGCTCGATTTCTGAAAAACTGCGTGACCAATTGGCTGAAGACTTCGACGTGAATTACGACGAATCCCAGTCCATCGGTAAACGCTATCGTCGTCAGGACGAAATCGGAACGCCGTTCTGCGTGACTGTGGACTTTGACACCATCAACGATCAGGCCGTGACAGTTCGTCACCGTGACAAGATGACTCAAGAGCGTGTGGCGATCACTCAGTTGAACACTTACATCGCTGCCAAACTGAAGACGTTTTAA
- the ppdK gene encoding pyruvate, phosphate dikinase: MHQNVNSDKQTSKTAVPQKFVYFFAAGESEGNAGMKNILGGKGANLAEMTSLGIPVPPGFTISTEICAHFYEAGGKLPDWVRPAVQDSMKKVEAKIGKKFGDVNDPLLVSVRSGARASMPGMMDTILNLGLNDQTVEGLAKSSANPRFAWDSYRRFIQMYSDVVMGMNSSLLEVTLEDMKEEKHYKLDTEMTVEDLKLLVKKFKDLIHQMTGQSFPADPWEQLWGAISAVFHSWNTPRAITYRELHSIPAAWGTAVNVQSMVFGNMGDDSATGVAFTRNPSTGEKAFYGEFLINAQGEDVVAGIRTPQPITKIAAAAAGVMSLEEALPQAYGQLVDIYKKLEGHYRDMQDIEFTIERGVLWMLQTRNGKRTAAAALKIACDMIDEKLITQDEAILRLDPSSLDQLLHPTLDPKAAKTTLAKGLPASPGGVNGQIVFTSEEAVEWKEQGKKVILVRIETSPEDIAGMVAAQGILTTRGGMTSHAAVVARGMGKCCVAGCGDIEVDYRNETMKVKGYVLKKGDVITLDGSTGEVYLGEVKTIEPKLDGNFERIMKIADGIRKLKVRTNADTPKDAQTARNFGAEGIGLCRTEHMFFGADRIDAVREMIIADNKMDREKALAKLLPMQREDFYQLFKIMDGLPVTIRLLDPPLHEFVPHTDEETKELAKRLNTDYERLRSKVKSLHEFNPMLGHRGCRLAITYPEIYQMQVRAIAEAAAQLMAEGKTLAPEIMIPLVATDKELDTLRAQSIAEVNKVQSEKNVKFEYTVGTMIELPRAAITADAIAEHADFFSFGTNDLTQTTLGLSRDDSGRFLGTYVSHGILPKDPFMSIDQVGVGSLVKMGVDLGRRTKPDLKVGVCGEHGGDPESIEFFHKVGLDYVSCSPFRVPIARLAAARAALMGKKLH; this comes from the coding sequence ATGCACCAGAATGTAAACTCTGACAAACAAACATCCAAAACAGCTGTACCACAGAAGTTCGTGTACTTCTTTGCTGCCGGTGAATCCGAAGGCAATGCGGGCATGAAGAACATTCTGGGTGGTAAAGGCGCCAACCTGGCCGAAATGACCTCTTTGGGCATTCCGGTTCCTCCGGGCTTCACGATCTCTACCGAGATCTGTGCTCACTTCTATGAAGCCGGCGGCAAGCTTCCTGACTGGGTTCGTCCTGCAGTTCAGGATTCCATGAAAAAAGTTGAAGCCAAAATCGGCAAAAAATTCGGTGACGTAAACGATCCTCTGTTGGTGTCTGTGCGCTCGGGCGCGCGTGCCTCCATGCCAGGGATGATGGATACGATCCTGAATCTGGGCCTGAATGACCAGACGGTTGAAGGCTTGGCGAAATCCTCTGCGAATCCGCGTTTTGCGTGGGATTCTTACCGTCGCTTCATCCAGATGTACTCTGATGTCGTGATGGGCATGAACTCTTCACTTCTGGAAGTGACTCTGGAAGACATGAAAGAGGAAAAGCATTATAAACTGGACACGGAAATGACCGTGGAAGACCTGAAACTGCTGGTGAAAAAGTTCAAAGATCTGATTCATCAGATGACCGGTCAGTCCTTCCCGGCGGACCCTTGGGAACAACTGTGGGGTGCTATCTCTGCGGTCTTCCATTCCTGGAACACACCGCGTGCGATCACTTACCGTGAATTGCACTCCATCCCGGCAGCCTGGGGTACAGCCGTGAACGTTCAGTCCATGGTCTTTGGTAACATGGGCGATGACTCTGCAACGGGTGTGGCGTTTACACGCAATCCGTCCACAGGGGAAAAAGCCTTCTACGGCGAATTCCTGATCAATGCTCAGGGTGAAGACGTGGTGGCGGGTATTCGCACTCCGCAGCCGATCACCAAGATCGCTGCGGCAGCCGCGGGCGTGATGTCTTTGGAGGAAGCTCTTCCTCAGGCTTACGGTCAGCTGGTTGATATTTATAAAAAGCTGGAAGGTCACTATCGTGACATGCAGGACATCGAGTTCACAATTGAACGCGGTGTTTTGTGGATGCTGCAAACCCGCAACGGTAAAAGAACCGCGGCGGCAGCATTGAAAATCGCCTGCGACATGATCGATGAAAAGTTGATCACGCAGGACGAGGCTATCCTGCGTCTGGATCCTTCTTCCCTGGATCAGCTGCTGCATCCGACTTTGGATCCGAAAGCGGCGAAAACCACTTTGGCCAAAGGTTTGCCAGCGTCTCCGGGCGGAGTGAACGGTCAGATCGTCTTCACATCTGAAGAAGCGGTTGAATGGAAAGAGCAAGGCAAGAAAGTCATCCTGGTGCGCATTGAAACTTCTCCGGAAGACATTGCCGGCATGGTGGCGGCGCAAGGCATCCTGACCACTCGTGGTGGTATGACATCCCACGCGGCCGTTGTGGCACGCGGTATGGGTAAGTGCTGTGTGGCGGGTTGTGGTGATATCGAAGTCGACTATCGCAATGAAACCATGAAAGTGAAAGGTTACGTCCTGAAAAAAGGCGACGTGATCACGCTGGATGGTTCCACTGGTGAAGTTTATCTGGGCGAAGTAAAAACCATCGAGCCAAAACTGGATGGTAATTTCGAGCGCATCATGAAAATCGCTGACGGCATCCGCAAACTGAAAGTTCGCACCAATGCTGACACTCCGAAAGACGCACAAACGGCGCGTAATTTCGGTGCGGAAGGTATCGGCCTTTGCCGTACAGAACACATGTTCTTCGGCGCAGACCGCATCGATGCGGTTCGTGAGATGATCATCGCTGACAACAAAATGGACCGCGAAAAAGCACTGGCGAAACTTTTGCCAATGCAACGTGAAGACTTCTATCAGTTGTTCAAAATCATGGACGGCCTGCCAGTGACGATCCGTTTGCTGGATCCACCTCTGCATGAGTTCGTTCCGCACACGGATGAAGAAACCAAAGAATTGGCAAAACGTCTGAACACGGACTATGAGCGTCTGCGCTCTAAAGTAAAATCCCTGCACGAGTTCAATCCGATGCTGGGTCACCGTGGCTGCCGTTTGGCGATCACTTATCCTGAAATTTATCAGATGCAGGTTCGTGCGATCGCGGAAGCGGCTGCACAACTGATGGCTGAAGGCAAAACACTGGCTCCGGAAATCATGATCCCGCTGGTGGCAACAGACAAGGAACTGGACACTTTGCGTGCTCAAAGCATCGCGGAAGTGAACAAGGTTCAGTCTGAAAAGAACGTGAAGTTCGAATACACCGTGGGTACCATGATTGAGCTTCCTCGTGCGGCGATCACAGCAGATGCGATCGCGGAACATGCGGACTTCTTCAGCTTCGGTACGAACGATCTGACTCAGACGACTTTGGGATTGTCCCGTGATGATTCTGGTCGCTTCCTGGGCACTTACGTGTCTCACGGAATTCTGCCGAAAGATCCATTCATGTCCATCGATCAGGTGGGTGTGGGTTCTTTGGTGAAAATGGGTGTGGACCTGGGCCGTCGCACGAAGCCGGACTTGAAAGTCGGCGTCTGCGGTGAGCACGGTGGTGACCCTGAATCCATCGAGTTCTTCCACAAGGTGGGGCTGGATTATGTGTCTTGTTCTCCGTTCCGTGTGCCTATCGCCAGACTGGCGGCAGCCCGCGCGGCGCTGATGGGTAAAAAACTGCACTAG
- a CDS encoding MlaD family protein, protein MDKELKQKVSNFNSRWYVWLFPLFAVLISGWLLIQYVTNLGPEIEIRFDDGNGIEAEKTLLNYRGVTIGKVTDVTLSEDQKKVIVHARLQKDAKSFAAEGAKFWIVTPKVSIQGITGLETLIKGPYIAAQPGEGDKKTEFQGKQESETEDPLVDTVIYRLETPNAESINPGDDVSFRGMNVGTVTKVTLSKTAQTLLVQINLQSKYARLVRTNTQFWRKVGVQAKLGLFKSELKINSLETLLRGGVELFTPEPAGEIAKYGHKFPLQAGPPKDYQKWNPSLEK, encoded by the coding sequence ATGGACAAGGAACTGAAACAGAAAGTTAGCAATTTCAATTCACGGTGGTATGTGTGGCTGTTTCCGCTGTTTGCCGTGCTGATTTCCGGCTGGCTGCTGATCCAGTATGTGACGAACCTAGGGCCGGAAATTGAAATCCGCTTTGACGACGGCAATGGTATCGAAGCCGAAAAAACACTTTTAAACTATCGCGGGGTCACCATCGGAAAAGTCACTGACGTGACCCTTTCTGAGGACCAGAAAAAAGTCATCGTGCATGCCCGCTTGCAGAAAGACGCCAAAAGCTTTGCCGCCGAAGGCGCCAAGTTCTGGATCGTCACCCCGAAGGTCAGCATCCAGGGCATCACGGGGCTTGAGACCTTGATCAAAGGCCCCTACATCGCAGCCCAACCCGGCGAAGGTGACAAAAAAACCGAGTTTCAGGGAAAGCAGGAAAGCGAAACCGAAGATCCGCTGGTGGACACCGTGATTTACCGGCTTGAAACCCCGAACGCCGAATCCATCAACCCCGGTGATGATGTCAGCTTTCGCGGCATGAACGTGGGAACCGTCACGAAAGTCACCTTAAGCAAAACCGCCCAGACGCTGCTGGTGCAGATCAACCTGCAAAGCAAATACGCGCGCCTGGTGCGCACCAACACTCAGTTCTGGCGCAAAGTGGGCGTGCAGGCCAAACTGGGGCTGTTCAAATCAGAGCTTAAAATCAATTCACTGGAAACATTATTGCGTGGCGGGGTTGAATTGTTCACCCCGGAACCTGCGGGCGAAATCGCCAAGTATGGGCACAAATTCCCGCTGCAGGCTGGTCCCCCAAAAGACTATCAGAAATGGAATCCATCGCTGGAGAAATAA
- a CDS encoding paraquat-inducible protein A, which translates to MNTQSQQLTLAFSITALVLYIPANLLPFMSIELYGRRNTATIWDGIVSLAEAGSWPIAIIVFLASILIPLLKLVILFYLSLGAADANPQLQDRLYRIVEAIGRWSMLDIFLLAIMIAILKLGKWATVEPKPGALLFALVVIFTMLASAYFERPACEDKERHGQGTETES; encoded by the coding sequence ATGAACACGCAGTCTCAACAGCTGACGCTGGCTTTTTCAATCACGGCTTTGGTGCTTTACATACCAGCCAACTTGCTTCCGTTCATGAGCATCGAGCTTTATGGCCGGCGCAACACCGCCACCATCTGGGACGGGATCGTGTCGCTGGCTGAAGCCGGCTCGTGGCCTATAGCCATCATCGTGTTTTTGGCAAGCATCCTGATCCCGCTCTTAAAGCTGGTGATTCTGTTTTATCTGTCTTTGGGGGCGGCGGATGCCAATCCCCAACTGCAAGACCGGCTGTACCGGATTGTTGAAGCCATCGGTCGCTGGTCGATGCTGGATATCTTTCTGCTGGCGATCATGATTGCCATTTTAAAACTGGGAAAATGGGCCACGGTAGAACCCAAACCCGGCGCATTGTTGTTTGCTTTGGTGGTGATCTTCACCATGCTGGCTTCCGCTTACTTTGAACGACCCGCCTGCGAAGACAAGGAAAGACATGGACAAGGAACTGAAACAGAAAGTTAG
- a CDS encoding catalase, which produces MARSKKGLTTTNGAPVSDNQNSLTVGPRGPLLMTDVALVEKLAHQNRERVPERTVHAKGSGAFGTLTVTGDISKYTRANFLQVGAKTDLLIRFSTVAGERGAADAERDVRGFALKFYTEEGNFDLVGNNTPVFFVRDPYKFPDFIHTQKRDPRTNLRSPTAMWDFWSLSPETCHQVTILFSDRGLPASYRHMHGFGSHTYSLINDKGERHWVKFHFKTLQGIKNLTNEEAADLVGRTRESHQEDLFNAIESKDYPKWRVYVQIMTEEQARKTSYNPFDLTKVWPHGEFPMNEIGTMELNRNPKNYFAEVEQAAFNPNNMVPGVSFSPDKMLQSRTFAYADAHRYRIGTHYEMLPVNKPKVPVNHYHLDGQMRLDVPEYNHAYYEPNSFGGPVQQEEFREPPLRLDDATVDRFNHRDGNDDYSQAGALFRLMSSDQKRQLLDNIAEHMKGGKVPEEIVRRQIDVFMRVDPAYGGGLADRMGIKVYTDKYESGSAHH; this is translated from the coding sequence ATGGCCCGATCCAAAAAGGGTTTGACGACGACCAATGGAGCTCCCGTTTCTGATAATCAAAATTCTCTGACAGTCGGTCCCCGCGGGCCGCTATTAATGACGGATGTCGCGCTGGTTGAAAAACTGGCGCACCAAAACCGGGAACGCGTGCCGGAAAGAACGGTGCATGCGAAAGGCTCCGGAGCCTTCGGGACCCTGACGGTGACCGGGGATATTTCCAAATACACGCGCGCAAATTTTTTGCAGGTGGGGGCGAAGACGGATCTGCTGATTCGTTTTTCCACCGTGGCGGGTGAACGGGGCGCTGCTGATGCCGAACGCGATGTGCGCGGCTTTGCTTTGAAGTTTTACACCGAAGAAGGAAACTTTGATCTGGTCGGCAACAACACGCCGGTGTTTTTTGTGCGCGATCCCTATAAATTCCCGGACTTCATCCACACCCAAAAACGGGATCCCCGCACCAATCTGCGCAGCCCCACGGCCATGTGGGATTTCTGGTCGCTAAGCCCCGAGACCTGTCACCAGGTGACGATCCTGTTTTCGGACCGCGGCCTGCCGGCGTCTTATCGCCACATGCACGGCTTTGGCTCGCACACGTATTCACTTATTAATGACAAAGGTGAACGTCACTGGGTGAAGTTCCATTTCAAAACTTTGCAGGGGATTAAAAACCTGACGAACGAAGAAGCCGCTGATCTGGTCGGGCGTACACGCGAAAGCCATCAAGAGGATCTGTTCAACGCCATTGAATCCAAGGACTATCCAAAGTGGCGGGTGTATGTGCAGATCATGACCGAAGAGCAGGCCAGAAAAACCAGCTACAATCCGTTTGATTTGACCAAGGTGTGGCCGCATGGCGAATTCCCGATGAATGAAATCGGCACCATGGAGCTGAACCGCAATCCGAAAAACTATTTTGCCGAAGTCGAGCAGGCGGCGTTTAATCCGAACAACATGGTGCCGGGGGTTTCGTTCTCTCCCGACAAAATGCTTCAGTCGCGCACCTTTGCCTATGCGGATGCCCATCGCTATCGCATCGGCACCCATTACGAGATGTTGCCGGTGAATAAACCCAAAGTGCCGGTGAATCACTATCATCTGGACGGGCAGATGCGCCTGGATGTGCCTGAATACAATCATGCTTACTATGAGCCGAACTCCTTCGGCGGCCCGGTTCAGCAGGAAGAATTCCGTGAACCGCCGTTAAGGCTGGATGACGCCACCGTGGACCGCTTCAATCATCGTGATGGAAATGATGACTATTCCCAGGCCGGGGCTTTGTTCCGTCTGATGAGTTCTGATCAAAAGCGCCAGCTGCTGGACAATATCGCCGAGCACATGAAGGGCGGTAAAGTCCCGGAAGAAATCGTGCGCCGGCAGATTGATGTGTTCATGCGCGTGGATCCGGCTTATGGCGGTGGTCTGGCGGATCGAATGGGAATAAAGGTTTATACCGACAAATATGAAAGTGGCAGCGCCCATCACTAG
- a CDS encoding ankyrin repeat domain-containing protein produces the protein MATWEEYKKTMVTEPMIFEEARSGNCEALMQYLDLGGGIEIRNFKGHTLLMLAAYNNQHEAAELLIDHGADVNSTDDMGNSVLMGVCFKGHANMAELLLSSGARMEEKNPHGMTALDLARVFGRKDVVSLLSDRPASWTDPMEVACRLIARKPSRPTPEA, from the coding sequence ATGGCAACCTGGGAAGAATATAAAAAAACAATGGTGACGGAACCGATGATCTTTGAAGAAGCCCGCAGCGGCAACTGCGAAGCCCTGATGCAGTATCTGGATCTGGGCGGTGGAATTGAGATTCGCAACTTCAAAGGTCACACGCTGCTGATGCTGGCGGCGTATAACAACCAGCATGAAGCGGCGGAGCTATTAATTGATCACGGTGCGGATGTGAACTCCACCGATGATATGGGGAATTCGGTGCTGATGGGGGTGTGCTTCAAGGGTCATGCAAATATGGCAGAACTGCTTTTAAGCAGCGGCGCCCGCATGGAGGAAAAGAACCCGCATGGGATGACGGCTTTGGATCTGGCCCGGGTGTTTGGGCGCAAGGACGTGGTTTCATTATTAAGTGATCGCCCGGCTTCGTGGACCGATCCGATGGAAGTCGCCTGCCGTCTGATTGCACGCAAGCCTTCGCGACCGACTCCGGAAGCTTGA